The DNA segment TCCAGTGTACACGTGTAAGCTCAAATATAATTGCGCTAATTACGACATGAATGACTTTGCTTTTGTTTATCAGATATTTATATGACTTTAGAGCGAATGGGTTGGCTTTAGGAATTATAGTACATCAGAACGTTTGTCATGATTTTCACAAAATAATGATTGATTTATTAGCATTCAAACATTTGTTGGTCTGCGACATTGTAACAGCAGCAAAGTTTCGTCAATTTTTTCCTTTTGTAAGTTGCGCAACCTTTCATCCAGACACAAAAAACGTGAGTGTTTCTCCCCGAATGCCTGATGGAATAAGCCTTTCAGGGCAATTCTTATAATAATGACTTGGTTTTAAATTTGATTATTGCCGCAAAGATTGTAGAATCCCTCCGAATTTTTTCATCGCAAACGTGAACGCAATCGATTACGTATTTAAGAATGTATTCAGAGATCACAGATTTTTGTGAGCAATAATTTCTATAATACGCACGGCCAGAAAGGTGGGTTGTTGATCAATTGATGGCTATTTGTGGTGATGTTTACATGGGTCTTTTCCCTGGCAGGGAATTTTGCTTAAGGTAAGTAGCAATATTATGAAAAAAATAATTTTAGCTGCAGGCACCGTGCTTGCACTTTCAAGCAGCGTTACTGCTGTAGCAGCAGACAACAACAGCGAATATCTTTCTGACTGGTGGCATCAAAGCGTTAACGTGGTGGGCAGCGCCCATACGCGCTTCGGACCACAACTGAGAGACGATACTTACCTTGAGTACGAAGCTTTTGCTAAGAAAGATTGGTTCGACTTCTACGGTTATGTGGATGCGCCAATGTTCTTCGGCGGTGACAGCACCTCTCGCGGTATCTGGAACCACGGTTCTCCTCTGTTCATGGAAATTGAGCCACGCTTCTCTATTGATAAGCTGACCGGCACCGATCTGAGCTTCGGCCCGTTCAAAGAGTGGTACTTCGCGAATAACTATATCTACGATATGGGACGTAACAGCGATAACCGTCAGAGCACTTGGTACATGGGTCTGGGTACCGACATTGATACCGGCTTGCCAATGAGCCTGTCGATGAACGTGTATGCCAAATACCAGTGGCAGAACTACGATGCGGCCAACGAAAACGAATGGGACGGCTACCGTTTCAAAGTTAAATACTTCGTGCCAATCACCGAAGTATTGGGCGGTAAGCTGAGCTACATCGGCTTCACCAACTTTGACTGGGGTTCTGACTTAGGTAAAGATTCTGGCCATAGCGACCTGAATGGCATGCGTACTCGTACCAGCAACTCTATCGCTTCTAGCCATATTTTGGCACTGAACTACGATCACTGGCACTACTCCTTCGTTGCACGTTATTTCCATAACGGCGGACAATGGCAGGATGGTACTGAGCTGAACTTTGGCAAAGGTAACTTTGACGTGAAATCTACCGGCTGGGGTTACTACCTGGTTGCGGGTTACAACTTCTAAGTTTCACCAAGTTGATGCCTATACAAAAGGAGCCTAATGGCTCCTTTTTTGCATTTGGGCCCAGCCTGATAGCGGATTAAAAGAGGAACTTTTAACAGCAAATTCAGCCATTTTCACCCTGTTTGTTTTAGTCCATGATAGTGGCAAACGCAGGTGTCACTCTGCGGCTTTTCTGGATTCATTTTTTGGCGAAGAGGTTCTATGACTAAACATCTCAATAAAGATACTCAGGTATGTATGTCGCTGGCGGCGCGTCCGAGCAACTTCGGCACACGTTTTCATAATTATCTTTATGATGCGCTCGATCTGGACTATCTCTACAAGGCCTTTACGACCAAAGATATCAAAGCGGCCATTGGCGGTGTACGTGCGTTGGGGATCCGTGGTTGCGCGATCTCGATGCCGTTTAAAGAGGAAGTTATCCCACTGGTGGATGAGATGGATGCATCTGCTAACGCCATTGATTCAGTTAACACCATTGTGAATACCGATGGCTATCTCAAAGCGTATAACACCGACTATTTAGCGATTGCCCAGCTTTTGGCGCAGTATGCCGTTTCTCCTGAACAAGTCTTTGCCCTGCGTGGTAGCGGTGGAATGGCGAAGGCCGTGGCCTGTGCGTTAAAAGACGCTGGCTTTAAACAAGGCTATATTGTGGCCAAGAATGAAAAAACCGGCCAGCAACTTGCCTCTCTATATGGCTATGAGTGGCGACCGGATATGCAGGGCGTGGAAGCCGATGTGTTGATCAACGCAACGCCAATTGGCATGAGCGGGGGAGTCGATGCCGATACGTTGGCCTTTAGCGAAGATGAGATCGACCGTGCGAAGGTGATTTTTGATGTTGTTGCTTTGCCATCAGAAACGCCGATGATTCGCTATGCCAAGACTCAGGGGAAAACGGTGATTAGCGGCGCTGAAGTTTTTGCTATTCAGGCGGTTGAGCAGTTCGTGTTGTATACCGGTATTCGCCCCGAACATGAGCTGTTTTTGGCTGCGGCGAAATATGCGCGTGGGTGAAATGGGGTAAGTGCTTTTAGTTTGGCAGACCCCCTCCCAGCCTCCCCCTTAGCAGGGGGAGGAGCATATCGAGTGCGAAATTAATACCGAGAACCGTTCGGCCCCCTCCCCTGCGAAGGGGAGGGCTGAGGTGGGGTCAAGCAATGGGATGAATTACCCTTCCACCAACGAATATGGCAGTGGTTGAATCGTTAGCATGCTGCCTTCATCGTCACGAACGCGTAGAACGCTATCGGTTTCTAAATCGTTATTGAGCACGACCTGAACGTTGAGGCTGCCGTCGTTAAGTTGAACGGCGGCTAATACCGTTCCGGTACGTCGCCAGTTTTCGCCTAACTTGAGTTCTAAATCTTCACCTGCCTGCGGTACGCGACTGGCTGAGCCTTGCAGCCAATAAAGCGCTCGCTTGTTGGCACCGCGATATTTAGCACGAGCCACCATTTCTTGGCCGGTGTAGCAGCCTTTTTTAAAGCAGATACCATTCAGCGCCTGAAGATTCGTGGCCTGTGGAATAAACTGACCGCTATTAGCGACGTCAATAACCGGCTGGCCCGCTTCGATTTCAAGCTCAACCCACTGCTGACCGTCGTTAAACTGTGCACTGTCACGCAGCTTGTCTGCGAGCATTTCAGCGGTGGATAAAGAGGTTATCAGCAAATAGCGTGCTTCCGGCTGAGATAAATAGAGCAGCGTGGTGTCTTCATGCGTCACCGCCGGTGTGTTGGCATCAGGCAACTGCGGGAAATAGGCTGCAAGTGCCGCGTCTGCTTTAAAGCCAGCAACGCCGAGGATCACCGCATCATTGTCGGCGCTGATAGTGAGTTTGGAAAACACCGCGTATTTTTTCAATTCGGTGATTTGGTTTTCTGCCACGCTGCGGCGTACTAAATAAGAGAAGCCTTCTGCTCGATGGAATAAACGCAGATCGCTCCACATTTTTCCCTTCGCGTCACAATGCCCGCAGAGGGTGTGTTCATGCTCAGTGAGTGCTGCAACGTCTACGGTGAGCTGGCCCTGCAAATATTTGCTAGCGTCAGGCCCTGTCACGTTTACCAACTGCCAATCGTTGAGCAACATTATTGTTAACGGCAGATGGTTAGAGGCTACCGGTTGGCGTGGCGCGAAAAGAGAGTTCAAAGTCATGATGGTTCCCTACTGATGCAATCCCGAAATGGAATCCAACCATGTTAAGAGAGGTGGGTAGGATTGCAAATGGAAATATTGCGCTATTGGTATAAATGCTCACACGCAGAGGTAAATATGTGGGACTAAGGCGGCAAAGAGCGAGGAGAATTCCGAGTTTTTCTTTAAACCTTATATTTGCCGAGGTTTAACGCACGGTCTGGTACATAATGCACTAATAAATATGTCAGTTTGTGAACCTATTTTCTAAATCTTCGCTAGATTCGCGCTAAAATGGAGTCGCGTATCTCGTATCGGCTGGGAACCCAGTGAGCTACGGGGTGTCTTACGAGATTATCTTATAAGAATAAGGTTTAACTGATCAGGAGTGAGTAAATCATGGATATAGGAAATAAATCACGCATTCATTGGGCCTGTCGCCGCGGTATGCGTGAGCTGGATATCTCCATTATGCCGTTTTTCGAACATGAGTATGATTCACTGAGCGATGCAGACAAACAGACATTTGTACGCTTACTTGAGTGCGACGATCCCGATCTTTTTAATTGGCTCATGAACCACGGTTCACCCAAGGATCCTGAATTAGCGCATATGGTTAAACTTATTCAAACGCGAAACAAAGATCGTGGACCAATGGCGTTGTGATGTACGAGTGTCATGGCGAACGCAACTCTTGTTGTTAGTTACGCATGGCATTCTGATTTTGTTGATTTTGCTAGCACCCTGGCCGGAAAACTATAGTTTTTATTGGTTGGTGTTGCTGACTTTAGTTGTGTTTGAATGTATCCGCAGCCAAAAGCAGATCGCTAAGATTCAGGGAGAGTTTAGCTTTCTAGCGGATAACCATATTCAATGGCAACAGAACGAATGGGAGTTATGTAAGACGCCTTGGATCAGTGATTTTGGCGCATTGCTACCCTTGAGAAGTGTGAAGCCGCAGGGAACGAAAAAGCGTTTATGGATTGCGGCAGACAGTTTGACGCCAGAGGCGTGGTGCCATTTGCGCCGCACTTTGATGCAAACCCACCAGAGTGATTAGTGACCAGAGTGATTAGTGAATAGTGCCCGAGGTTTCCATCGGGCATTTTTGTTTCTTTCTATGCAATGTGTGCAATAAGCATCGCATTACAGCATTTCAGCGATCTCCAGCATGATCTGTTCGCACCATTGTTCTAGGCGCTTGTCGCTTAAATCGTATTGATTCGCTTCGTCGAGAGCCAAGCCAACGAACAGCTTGCCATCGTCAATCACCGGTTTAGGGCTAGTAAACTCGTAGCCTTCTGTTGGCCAATAGCCGACAAACTGCACGCCTAGCGGCAGTAAACGATCGTGAAGCATACCCAGTGCATCGAGGAACCATTCGCCATAACCAAGTTGATCACCCATGCCATACATGGCGATGATTTTATTTTGTAGATTCAAGCTTGGCAGTGCGTCCCAGACGGCTTCCCAGTCCTCTTGAATCTCACCAAAGTCCCAGGTTGGAATACCGAGGATCAGAATGTCGTAATCCTCCATGCGCTGGATGGGAACGTCTTTGATGTTATGTAAATCGACTAACTCGGCGCCGAGAATATCGCGAATTTTTTCAGCGGCCATTTCGGTATAGCAAGTGCTGGAGCCGTAAAAAAGACCTATCTTCATAGTAATACCTAAAAACATTCGAGCTGCGACTAGGCGGCAATCAGGGTGAAAGAAGGTAGCGAACGCTGCGGTAATGTAAAGGGTGCAGGGAAGTTGCTGCCGTCGGGTTACAAATACATAACAGCAGAGTGTATCAGATTTGAATCCGTGTCAGGCATAATGCACACTAAACCTTGGTTTGAGTCTTTATCAATGGAGTCGCCGGTGCACGAGCAAGATCAGGCACTGATAGAACAATTTTTAGATGCGCTGTGGTTAGAGCGCAACTTAGCCGAAAATACGCTGGCCTCTTATCGTTTAGATTTACGGTCGTTGGCTGAATGGCTGGCGCATCATCATTCTGATTTATTACAGGCTCAGGTTTCTGATCTGCAAAGTTTCTTAGCTGAACGCGTCGATGGCGGCTATAAAGCGACCAGCTCTGCCCGTTTACTTAGCGCCATGCGTCGTTTATTTCAGTATTTCTATCGTGAAAAAATGCGCAGCGACGATCCGACGACGTTATTATCATCGCCAAAGCTACCGCAGCGACTGCCGAAAGATCTCACCGAAGAGCAGGTTGATACGCTGCTGCAAACACCAAGCGTTGAGAACCCAATAGAACTGCGTGATAAGGCGATGCTTGAAGTGCTTTATGCCACCGGACTCCGCGTTTCTGAACTGGTGGGGCTGACGCAGGCCGATGTTAGCTTGCGTCAGGGCGTGGTGCGCGTTATTGGTAAAGGTAATAAAGAACGGCTGGTTCCGCTGGGAGAAGAGGCGGTTTACTGGATTGAGTATTATCTGGAATATGGTCGACCATGGCTGCTGAATGGGCAAACGATAGACGTGCTGTTTCCCAGTAATCGTGCCCAACAGATGACGCGCCAAACGTTTTGGCATCGCATTAAGCATTATGCGGTACTGGCGGGCATCGATAGCTCGCGCTTGTCTCCGCATGTGCTCAGGCACGCTTTTGCCACCCATTTGCTGAACCATGGGGCAGATTTGCGTGTCGTACAAATGTTGTTAGGACATAGCGATCTGTCCACAACCCAAATTTATACGCATGTAGCTACTGAACGACTGAAGCAGCTACATCAACAGCATCATCCCCGTGCGTAAGGCGCAGGGAAATACAAGGATTACGCAATGAAGAAAGGTTTAATTTGGCTGTCTTTGCTGGCGGCTTCAGTCACTGGCGCAGCACATGCAGGTGATGCTGAAATCCAGCAGTCGCTGAAAACATTGGGCGTACAGAAAGCCGAGATTCAGCCTTCTCCGGTTGCCGGTTTGCAAACGGTATTTACCGACAACGGCGTACTTTACGTGACCAGCGATGGTAAGCACATTCTGCAAGGGCCGATGTATGACGTCAGCGGCGCGGTGCCAGTTAACGTGACTAACCAGATTCTGGTTGGACGTCTGCAAAAGCTGGTGCCTGAGATGATTGTCTACAAAGCACCAAAAGAAAAACATGTGATTACGGTCTTTACCGACATCACCTGTGGCTACTGCCACAAACTGCATTCGCAGATGAAAGAGTATAACGATCTGGGTATCACCGTGCGTTATCTGGCATTCCCGCGTCAGGGTTTAAGCTCTCAAGCGGAAAGAGATATGCAGTCAATCTGGTGCATGGCCGATCGTCGCAAGGCATTTGATGCGGCATTGAGCGGTGAAGCGACTCAGCCAGCAACCTGTAATGTTGATATCAAAAAACACTATGAGCTCGGCGTGCAGTTTGGCGTGCAGGGAACTCCTGCCATTGTGCTGAACGACGGCACCGTGATCCCTGGCTATCAGGGACCGAAAGAGATGTTGGCGATGTTGGATGCGCAGGCAGCCATGAGCAAGGCTAAAGGTTAATTGGTTTGATCGTATCAACACAGCTCCGCCGCCGAGAGGCGGTGGAAAATCATGAACTTCCTGACGATCTCCATCCACTATTGCGCCGCGTCTATGCCAACCGTGGCATTGTTAGCATGCAAGAGCTGGAGCGTGGGGTTAAAGGTTTACTCTCATACCAGACGTTATCGGGCATCGATCGCGCAGTCGAGCTCCTTCATCAGGCACTGTCTGAGCATCAACGTATTGTTATCGTCGGCGATTTTGATGCCGATGGCGCAACCAGCACCGCGCTTTCCATGTTGGCATTGCGCAGCATGGGGGCGGCAAACGTTCAGTATCTGGTACC comes from the Hafnia alvei genome and includes:
- a CDS encoding nucleoside-specific channel-forming protein Tsx is translated as MKKIILAAGTVLALSSSVTAVAADNNSEYLSDWWHQSVNVVGSAHTRFGPQLRDDTYLEYEAFAKKDWFDFYGYVDAPMFFGGDSTSRGIWNHGSPLFMEIEPRFSIDKLTGTDLSFGPFKEWYFANNYIYDMGRNSDNRQSTWYMGLGTDIDTGLPMSLSMNVYAKYQWQNYDAANENEWDGYRFKVKYFVPITEVLGGKLSYIGFTNFDWGSDLGKDSGHSDLNGMRTRTSNSIASSHILALNYDHWHYSFVARYFHNGGQWQDGTELNFGKGNFDVKSTGWGYYLVAGYNF
- a CDS encoding shikimate 5-dehydrogenase; amino-acid sequence: MTKHLNKDTQVCMSLAARPSNFGTRFHNYLYDALDLDYLYKAFTTKDIKAAIGGVRALGIRGCAISMPFKEEVIPLVDEMDASANAIDSVNTIVNTDGYLKAYNTDYLAIAQLLAQYAVSPEQVFALRGSGGMAKAVACALKDAGFKQGYIVAKNEKTGQQLASLYGYEWRPDMQGVEADVLINATPIGMSGGVDADTLAFSEDEIDRAKVIFDVVALPSETPMIRYAKTQGKTVISGAEVFAIQAVEQFVLYTGIRPEHELFLAAAKYARG
- the ygfZ gene encoding tRNA-modifying protein YgfZ yields the protein MTLNSLFAPRQPVASNHLPLTIMLLNDWQLVNVTGPDASKYLQGQLTVDVAALTEHEHTLCGHCDAKGKMWSDLRLFHRAEGFSYLVRRSVAENQITELKKYAVFSKLTISADNDAVILGVAGFKADAALAAYFPQLPDANTPAVTHEDTTLLYLSQPEARYLLITSLSTAEMLADKLRDSAQFNDGQQWVELEIEAGQPVIDVANSGQFIPQATNLQALNGICFKKGCYTGQEMVARAKYRGANKRALYWLQGSASRVPQAGEDLELKLGENWRRTGTVLAAVQLNDGSLNVQVVLNNDLETDSVLRVRDDEGSMLTIQPLPYSLVEG
- the sdhE gene encoding FAD assembly factor SdhE produces the protein MDIGNKSRIHWACRRGMRELDISIMPFFEHEYDSLSDADKQTFVRLLECDDPDLFNWLMNHGSPKDPELAHMVKLIQTRNKDRGPMAL
- a CDS encoding protein YgfX translates to MDQWRCDVRVSWRTQLLLLVTHGILILLILLAPWPENYSFYWLVLLTLVVFECIRSQKQIAKIQGEFSFLADNHIQWQQNEWELCKTPWISDFGALLPLRSVKPQGTKKRLWIAADSLTPEAWCHLRRTLMQTHQSD
- the fldB gene encoding flavodoxin FldB translates to MKIGLFYGSSTCYTEMAAEKIRDILGAELVDLHNIKDVPIQRMEDYDILILGIPTWDFGEIQEDWEAVWDALPSLNLQNKIIAMYGMGDQLGYGEWFLDALGMLHDRLLPLGVQFVGYWPTEGYEFTSPKPVIDDGKLFVGLALDEANQYDLSDKRLEQWCEQIMLEIAEML
- the xerD gene encoding site-specific tyrosine recombinase XerD; amino-acid sequence: MESPVHEQDQALIEQFLDALWLERNLAENTLASYRLDLRSLAEWLAHHHSDLLQAQVSDLQSFLAERVDGGYKATSSARLLSAMRRLFQYFYREKMRSDDPTTLLSSPKLPQRLPKDLTEEQVDTLLQTPSVENPIELRDKAMLEVLYATGLRVSELVGLTQADVSLRQGVVRVIGKGNKERLVPLGEEAVYWIEYYLEYGRPWLLNGQTIDVLFPSNRAQQMTRQTFWHRIKHYAVLAGIDSSRLSPHVLRHAFATHLLNHGADLRVVQMLLGHSDLSTTQIYTHVATERLKQLHQQHHPRA
- the dsbC gene encoding bifunctional protein-disulfide isomerase/oxidoreductase DsbC codes for the protein MKKGLIWLSLLAASVTGAAHAGDAEIQQSLKTLGVQKAEIQPSPVAGLQTVFTDNGVLYVTSDGKHILQGPMYDVSGAVPVNVTNQILVGRLQKLVPEMIVYKAPKEKHVITVFTDITCGYCHKLHSQMKEYNDLGITVRYLAFPRQGLSSQAERDMQSIWCMADRRKAFDAALSGEATQPATCNVDIKKHYELGVQFGVQGTPAIVLNDGTVIPGYQGPKEMLAMLDAQAAMSKAKG